The Oryzias melastigma strain HK-1 linkage group LG13, ASM292280v2, whole genome shotgun sequence genome window below encodes:
- the apoa1b gene encoding apolipoprotein A-Ib: protein MKFVALALLLVVGSQAASLQADAPSQLDQIRSAADVYMTQAKQGLIKALDQLDDSPYQELKATLTQRVEDLHTNIKALQAQVSPYTDSFVSTISESTADLRNSIAQDIEALRADLEPKRAKLREVLEKHMEEYRTHLEPIVKEYQAKHTADMEALRVKMEPIVAELRQKMATNVEETKAALMPIVESVRAKLVERVEQLKQLASPYVEEYKEQLNKAYSQAQSITAEDLENLKAKITPLAEEIKEKLVAIFGAISATFNKN, encoded by the exons ATGAAATTCGTGGCCCTTGCTCTTTTGCTGGTTGTCG gCTCCCAGGCTGCTTCCCTGCAGGCTGATGCCCCCTCTCAGCTGGACCAGATCCGGTCCGCTGCAGATGTCTACATGACTCAGGCTAAGCAGGGTTTGATCAAAGCCCTGGATCAGCTGGATGACTCTCCATACCAGGAGCTCAA GGCCACTCTGACTCAGCGTGTGGAGGACCTGCACACTAACATCAAGGCCCTTCAGGCCCAAGTCTCCCCTTACACCGACAGCTTCGTCAGCACCATCTCCGAGTCCACTGCCGACCTCCGTAACTCCATCGCTCAAGACATCGAGGCCCTGAGAGCTGATCTTGAGCCCAAGCGCGCAAAGCTGAGGGAGGTCCTTGAAAAGCACATGGAGGAGTACCGAACCCACTTGGAGCCCATCGTGAAAGAGTACCAGGCCAAGCACACTGCCGACATGGAAGCTCTGAGAGTCAAGATGGAGCCCATCGTGGCTGAGCTGCGTCAGAAGATGGCCACCAATGTGGAGGAGACCAAGGCCGCCCTGATGCCCATTGTGGAGTCTGTGCGCGCTAAGCTTGTTGAGCGTGTGGAGCAGCTGAAGCAGCTGGCTTCTCCATATGTTGAGGAATACAAAGAGCAGCTGAACAAGGCTTACAGCCAGGCACAGTCCATCACAGCTGAAGATTTGGAAAACTTGAAGGCCAAGATCACACCTCTTGCTGAGGAAATCAAGGAAAAGCTTGTAGCCATCTTTGGGGCCATCTCAGCAACCTTCAACAAGAACTAG